The nucleotide window GCCGACGACGGCGCTCGGAGTCGGTGGCGACGGGTCGACGGTCGGCGTGACCGACGAGAGTGCGGCCGTCGGGCTCGCGCGGACCGTCGCGCTCGTCACCGGCGCAGTCGGCGCGGTCGTCGGACTGTACGCCGTCGGACGGGCGGCCCGTCGGTGACGGGCGAGCGACGGTACGGCTGGTGGCCGTAGTCCGTCGGTACCGTGGACGGCGAGCAGCCCCTGGCTCGTCGTCACTGGGGTGTGCGGGGGCGAGGACGGGGGCGTTCCCGCGGTCAGGCGCGTCGTTCCTCGCCGTCCCCCCCGGGGGCTCCGGCAGTCGGGTCGACCGGGCCGCCGTCGGCGTCCGTCGGGTCGCCCCTGTCGACGCCGTCCGCAACGGTGACGCTGCGCTGTGGGAACGGGATGTCGACGCCCGCGTCCGTCAGCGCTGCGTACAGCCCACGGTTCACCCGGTGTCGGGTCTTCCCCTCCACCGTCGGGGAGGCAACCCAACAGAGGAGGTCGTACTGGAGCGCAGAGTCGCCGAACGACCGGAAGCGCATCCGCGGGCAGGGCTGGGCCAACACGAGCGGCTCCCCGTCTGCGACCGCGAGCGCTGCCGCCTCGAAGGCGTCCAAGTTCGTGTCGTAGCCCACGCCGACGGGCACCTTGATCCGCTTGCGCCGCTCGGGGGCGGACTCGTTGGTCACCTTCCCCGCGTTCAACGTGGAGTTGGGGACGGTGACGAGCACCTCGCCGCGGGTGAGCAGCGTCGTCGACCGGACGCCGACGTCGACGACCGTCCCGGAGTCGCCGTCTTCGAGGACGACGAAGTCGCCGACGCGGTAGGTGTCGTCGACGTACAGCGCCAGCCCGCCGAAGAAGTTGGCGACCGTGTCCTTGGCGGCGAAGCCGACGGCGACGCCCGCGACACCGGCCGCGCCCAGCAACGGTGTCACGTCGACGGTCCACAGCGACAGGAGGCCGAACCCGGCAGCCCCGCCGACCGCGAGCGTCCAGACGTTCGACAACACCGGCGCAACGTCGTAGTGGTGATCGCCGGCCCGCATCGTCTCGACGACGGCGTCGGCCACCCGGATCAGCCCTCGTGCCCAGACCAACAGGACGACCGACAGCGCCGGCCGCCCGAGGAGCTGCTGGACAGCCGTGTCGCCGAGGACGGCGGCAGTCGCCGGCAGCAGTGCGACGGCGTACACGCCGCCGAGGAACACGCTCGTCACGACCGGGAGCCGAAGCTCCGCGAACACGGCGTCGTCGATCGCGCTGTCCGTCCGGGCGACGACCCGCCGCAGCAGTTCTAGCCCGACCCGTTCGGTTGCGACCGCGAGCACAGCCGTCGCGGCCACGACGACGGCGACCGCCTGCCACAGCGGCAGCCCGCCGAGCGCGGCGGCGACCTCGGTCGGCAGCGTCGAGACGGACTGGAGCGGGACGACGGTGGGGGCAGAGGCGTGTGTCATGCTCTCACAACGCGGCCGGGAGGCATAGCCGTATCCGTCGGCGTGGTGTGCGCAGTGTGAACGGTTTTGTGGTCGGCGAACGGAGCGATCGTATGGTCGCAGCCGAGTCGGAGACGGATCTGGAGATCGGCGACGAGGCACCGCCGTTCGAACTGCCGGGCGTCGACGGGGAGTACGCCCTGTCGGCGTTCGACGAGACGGCAGTGCTCGTCGTGTTCACCTGCAACCACTGTCCGTACGCGAAAGCGAAGTTCGACCTCCTGAACAGTCTCGCGGCGGAGTACGACGACCTCGCGGTCGTCGGGATCAACCCGAACGACGCCGAGGAGTACCCCGACGACTCCGTCGAACAGATGGAAGCGTACGTCGAGTCGGGAGAGACCGCGTACGACGCCTACCTCCGGGACGAGAGCCAGGCGGTCGCGCGGGCGTACGGCGCCGTCTGCACGCCGGACCCGTTCCTGTTGGCGCGCGACGACGACGGCTACCGGCTGGCGTACCACGGCCGGCTGGACGACGCGCTCAATCCCGACGACGAGGTCACGGAGGTGTACGTTCGGGAGGCGATCGATCGGGTGTTGGCGGGCGAGGTCGTGGAGATGGACCCCGGGCCGAGCCGGGGCTGCTCGATCAAGTGGCGGGAGTGAGTTGGCGCGAACCGCAAGGGTCGTACCGTTGCCCGCCGACGCTCGGGTATGGACCTGTTCGGAACGGCCGGCATCCGCGGCGACGTGCGCGACCGCGTGACGACAGACCTGGCGCTGCGGGTCGGACGCGCCGTCGGCGCCCACGCCCACGAGGCGGGCGACCGGGAGTTCGTCGTCGGGCGCGACGGGCGGACCACCGGCCCGGGGCTGGCGGCGGCGGTGGAGTCCGGGCTGCTGGCGACCGGCGCGGACGTGCGCCGGGTCGGGCGCGTCCCGACGCCGGCGCTGGCGTACGCCTCCCGCGGTCGGCGAGGGGTGATGCTCACTGCCTCCCACAACCCCCCGACCGACAACGGCATCAAGCTGTTCGTCGACGGCCAGGAGTACGGCGAGACCGCCGAGACGGCAGTCGAGTCTCGCGTCGCCGACGACCCGGGCCACGCCGACTGGACGGCGTGGGGCCAGCGGACGGAGACGGAGCCGTTGGCGGCGTACCGCGAGGCGATCCGTTCGTACGCCGAGCGGTTCGGTGCCGACCCGTCGGAGACGACGGTCGCGGTCGACTGCGGCAACGGCGTCGCCGCGCGGGCGACCCCACAGGTGTTGCGGGCGCTGGGGGCGAACGTGGTGACGCTGAACGCCAACGTCGACGGCCACTTCCCCGGACGGGAGTCGAAGCCGACGCCGGAGACACTGCGAGATCTCCGGGCGTTCGTCGCCGACGGCGACGCCCAGCTGGGGATCGGTCACGACGGCGACGCCGACCGGATCGTGATCGTCGACGGGGACGGGGAGGTGGTCCACGAGGACACCGTCCTGGCAATTCTCGCGGAGGCGTACGTCCGGGCCCAGGAGTTCGCGGACCCCGTGGTGGTGACGACGCCGAACGCCTCCGGTCGGATCGACGAACGAGTGGCGGCCGCCGGCGGCCGCGTCGAACGAGTGGCGCTGGGCTACCTCCACGACGGAATCACCGCGGCACGCGAGGCCGGCGGCGACGTGGCGTTCGCGGCAGAGCCGTGGAAACACGTCCACACGGCGCTGGGCGACTGGATCGACGGGGTCGCCAGCGCCGCCGTGTTCACCCGGCTCGTCGCCGAAACGGGACTGGACGGCCTGCGTGAACCCGTCACAGAGCGACCGTACCGCAAGGAGAGCGTCGACTGCCCGGACGACGCCAAGCGAGCAGCGATGGAGCGGCTGGAGACGGCGCTGCCGGCGGCGTTCCCGGAGACGGACGCCGAGACGGAGTACGGCGTCCGGCTGACGTTCCCGGACGAGTCGTGGCTCCTGGTCCGCCCCAGCGGGACGGAGCCGTACGTCCGGGTGTACGCCGAGAGCGACGAGGTAGACCGAGTGGTCGCCGAGGCGGTGGAGACGGTCCGGGAGACTGTCGAGACGACCACGGGGTGAGCCCTCGCCGCAATAGCAGTATATAGACCGGTATCGGTATATGGCCACGAGACGTAGATTCGGAACGAAACGGTCCGAGGCGCCCGATTTCGGGGGAAGCGTCCGCCCCGAGGCGAGAGTTTTAAATCGTTAACTACCACCAGTACAGACGAGTATGACACGAGACATCGACAGACGGCAGTTCGTGCGCGCCGCGGGGCTCGCGGGCGTCGCCGGACTGGCTGGCTGTGCCGGTGAGAGCGGGGGCGGCGGGACCGAGACGGCGACCGCGGCCGCGAACATCGGGATGGTGTACGCCACCGGTGGCTTGGACGACGGGTCGTTCAACGACCAGGCCCAGCAGGGACTCCAACGGGCCAGAGAGGAGTTCGACATCGCCTCCGACCGGACACAGCCCAGCGAGGTGTCGCAGTTCACGAACTTCCAACAGCAGTTCGCGCAGTCGACGAACCCGGACTACGACCTGGTGTGTTGTATCGGGTTCCTCCAGACGGACGCGCTGGAGCAGACCTCCGAGTCACACCCGGAACAGAACTTCATGATCGTCGACAGCGTCGTCGAGCGCGACAACGTCGGCTCCTACGTGTTCAAGGAACACGAGGGGTCGTACCTGGCGGGTGTACTCGCCGGGATGCTCTCGACGCGGGAATTCTCCGCCGGGGCGGGCGAGAGCGCCGGCAACGCCAACGTCGGCTTCGTCGGCGGCGTCGAGGGGTCGCTCATCAAGAAGTTCGAGGCCGGCTACCTCTCCGGGCTGGAGTCGATGGACACGGACATCCAGACGCAGTCGACGTACGTCGGCTCCTTCTCCGACCCGCAGGGCGGGAAGGAGGCCGCGCTGTCGATGTACGACAACGGCGCCGACGTGGTGTACCACGCCTCCGGCAACACCGGGACGGGGGTGTTCCAGGCCGCACAGGAGCGAGGGAAGTTCGCGATCGGCGTCGACCGCGACCAGTCCGTGACGAAGAGCGCCTACGCGGACGTGATCCTGGGGTCGATGGTCAAGCGCGTCGACACGGCGGTGTACGAGTCCATCGCGTCCGTCGTGAACGACGATTTCGACGGCGGCGCGGTGACGACGCTCGGCCTGGACAGCAACGGGGTCGCGCTCGTGTACGGCGACGAGCTCGGCGGCGACGTGCCCGAGGACGTGAAGTCCGCGGTGTCGTCGGCCCGCGAGGGGATCATCGGCGGAGACATCTCCGTTCCGACGGACCCGAGCGGCGTCTGATCGGCCGTCGCAGTCGGGGACACGGGTGGTGTAGCGTCGACTCTCGCTCTCGTGATACGGGCCGACAGCCGCTCTACACCCCGGGAACACGGGCTTTATCACTCGACCACAGAAACCCCACACAGGATGGTCGAAGCGGTTCGTCTAGAACGGATCACGAAACGATTCCCCGGCGTGGTCGCCAACGACGAGGTGACTCTCTCCGTAGAGCGCGGCTCCGTCCACGCCCTGTTGGGCGAGAACGGAGCGGGCAAGACGACGCTGATGAACGTCCTCTACGGACTCTACCGGCCGACCAGCGGGAGCGTGTACGTCGACAGCGAGGGGCTGGCGACGGACACGGGTGGGACGGTGGAAGCGAGCCCTCGGTCGTTCGACTCACCGCGGGACGCTATCGACGCCGGCGTCGGGATGATCCACCAGCACTTCATGCTGGTCGACACGATGACGATTGCGGAGAACATCACACTGGGCAACGAGCCGACGAAGTGGGGCGGACTCGCGGTCGACCGGGCGGCCGCGAGAGAGGCCGTGCGCGACCTGTCCGAGCGGTACGGCTTCGACGTGGACCCGACCGCGCTCGTCGCGGACGTCTCCGTCGGCGTCCAACAACGGGTCGAGATCCTGAAGGCGCTGTACCGGGGGGCCGACGTGTTGATCTTAGACGAGCCGACCGCCGTGCTCACGCCACAGGAGGTGACGGACCTGTTCGAGGTGTTCGAGGAACTCACCGCGGCCGGGAAGACGATCATCTTCATCACACACAAGCTGGGCGAGGCGATGGAGGCCGCAGACGACGTGACCGTGCTGCGCGACGGAGAACACGTCGGCACGGTCGACGCGAACGCGACCACCCGCGAGGAGCTGGCGGAGATGATGGTCGGTCGCGGGGTCGTGATGGAGACACAGACGCCGACGGTCGACCACGGTGACCCGACGCTGTCCGTCTCCGACCTCGTCGTCGAGGACGACCGCGACGTCCGGGCGGTCGACGGGGTCGACCTCACGGTCCGGGAAGGGGAGATCCTGGGCGTCGCCGGCGTCGACGGCAACGGCCAGTCGGAGCTGATCGAGGCGATCACCGGTCTCCGGACGCCCGAGACCGGGAGCATCAGTCTCGCCGGCCGCGACCTCTCGGACGTGTCGCGCCGGGAACGGGCCCGCGCCGGGATGGCGTACGTCCCCGAGGACAGACAGGAGCGTGGGCTCGTGATGGAGTTCGATCTGACCGCGAACGGTCTGCTGGGGAGCCAACACGACGAGCCGTTCTCGGCGGACGGCCGGATCGACTGGCGGCACACTCGGGAGCACGCCGAAGACATCCTCGAGGAGTACGACGTGCGGCCGCCGGACCCGGAGGCGACGGCAGAGTCACTGTCGGGCGGCAACCAACAGAAGTTCGTCGTCGGCCGGGAGGTGTCCCGGGAGCCGAGCTGTCTGATCGCCTCCCACCCGACCCGAGGGGTCGACATCGGCTCGACGGAGTTCATCCACGACCGACTGATCGACCTCCGGGGAGAGGGGACGGCCGTGCTCCTGGTGTCGTCGAAGCTCGACGAGGTACGCGGACTCTCCGACCGGCTGGCCGTGATGCACGACGGCGAGGTGGTGGACGTGGTCGACCCGGACGCGGTGACCGAAGAACAGCTCGGCCTGCTGATGGCCGGCGAGGAGCCGACAGACACCCCGGCCGCGGCGTCGGTCGAAGAACGCGACGACACGGTCGCCGCCGGGGAGGTGGCAGATGAGTGACGACAGCCTCCGGGGGCGCGTCGAGACCGTCCTCGAACGACTGACGAGCGCGTCGGCCCGGGAACGGTTCGCCATCTCCGTGTCGGCGTTGCTCCTGTCGGTGGCGGTCGGCGGGCTGTTGATCTACGGCGCCGGGCTCGTGACGACCTGTCGGCGGGTGGCGTTCCTGGGGTCGTGTTACGACCCGTTGGTCGTGTACGACGAACTGTTCCTGCGGTCGTTCGGCGACGCGCTGGCGAATCCGACGAACGGGAAGGTGGCGACCACGCTCGGCGAGACGACGATTCTCGTGCTCACGGGGCTGTCGGTCGCGGTCGCGTTCAAGGCCGGCGTGTTCAACATCGGGACACAAGGGCAGTTGGTCGTCGGCGCGCTGGCGACGGCAGTCGTCACCTACGCCGTCTCACAGACGGTCTCCGGCACGGTCGGGACCCTCGTCACGCTGCCGATCGGCGTGTTGACCGGCGCCGTGTTCGGCGGGCTGTACGCCGCCATCCCGGGTGCGCTGAAGGCGTACGCCGACGCCAACGAGGTGATCACGACGATCATGCTCAACTTCGTGGCCACCAACCTCGCTCTGTTCGCCGTCCAGGCGGAGTTCAAAGACCCGGAGAGCTTCGCCACCCAGACCCGGACGCTACCGGAGTTCGCCCAGTTCCCTCGGGTCGTGTTCCCGGAGACGGCGGACTTCTCGATCGTCGCGTTGGCGCTGGCGGTCACGCTCGCGTTCGCGGCGGCGTACCTGCTCGCGGCGACGGCGTTCGGCTACGACGTGCGGACGAGCGGGCTCCAGCCGCCGGCCGCGGAGTACGGCGGGGTCGACGCCAAGCGGACGGTCGTGGCCGCGATGACGCTGTCGGGCGCGCTCGGCGGCA belongs to Halobaculum sp. MBLA0143 and includes:
- a CDS encoding mechanosensitive ion channel family protein encodes the protein MTHASAPTVVPLQSVSTLPTEVAAALGGLPLWQAVAVVVAATAVLAVATERVGLELLRRVVARTDSAIDDAVFAELRLPVVTSVFLGGVYAVALLPATAAVLGDTAVQQLLGRPALSVVLLVWARGLIRVADAVVETMRAGDHHYDVAPVLSNVWTLAVGGAAGFGLLSLWTVDVTPLLGAAGVAGVAVGFAAKDTVANFFGGLALYVDDTYRVGDFVVLEDGDSGTVVDVGVRSTTLLTRGEVLVTVPNSTLNAGKVTNESAPERRKRIKVPVGVGYDTNLDAFEAAALAVADGEPLVLAQPCPRMRFRSFGDSALQYDLLCWVASPTVEGKTRHRVNRGLYAALTDAGVDIPFPQRSVTVADGVDRGDPTDADGGPVDPTAGAPGGDGEERRA
- a CDS encoding thioredoxin family protein, encoding MVAAESETDLEIGDEAPPFELPGVDGEYALSAFDETAVLVVFTCNHCPYAKAKFDLLNSLAAEYDDLAVVGINPNDAEEYPDDSVEQMEAYVESGETAYDAYLRDESQAVARAYGAVCTPDPFLLARDDDGYRLAYHGRLDDALNPDDEVTEVYVREAIDRVLAGEVVEMDPGPSRGCSIKWRE
- a CDS encoding phosphomannomutase; translated protein: MDLFGTAGIRGDVRDRVTTDLALRVGRAVGAHAHEAGDREFVVGRDGRTTGPGLAAAVESGLLATGADVRRVGRVPTPALAYASRGRRGVMLTASHNPPTDNGIKLFVDGQEYGETAETAVESRVADDPGHADWTAWGQRTETEPLAAYREAIRSYAERFGADPSETTVAVDCGNGVAARATPQVLRALGANVVTLNANVDGHFPGRESKPTPETLRDLRAFVADGDAQLGIGHDGDADRIVIVDGDGEVVHEDTVLAILAEAYVRAQEFADPVVVTTPNASGRIDERVAAAGGRVERVALGYLHDGITAAREAGGDVAFAAEPWKHVHTALGDWIDGVASAAVFTRLVAETGLDGLREPVTERPYRKESVDCPDDAKRAAMERLETALPAAFPETDAETEYGVRLTFPDESWLLVRPSGTEPYVRVYAESDEVDRVVAEAVETVRETVETTTG
- a CDS encoding BMP family protein, which translates into the protein MTRDIDRRQFVRAAGLAGVAGLAGCAGESGGGGTETATAAANIGMVYATGGLDDGSFNDQAQQGLQRAREEFDIASDRTQPSEVSQFTNFQQQFAQSTNPDYDLVCCIGFLQTDALEQTSESHPEQNFMIVDSVVERDNVGSYVFKEHEGSYLAGVLAGMLSTREFSAGAGESAGNANVGFVGGVEGSLIKKFEAGYLSGLESMDTDIQTQSTYVGSFSDPQGGKEAALSMYDNGADVVYHASGNTGTGVFQAAQERGKFAIGVDRDQSVTKSAYADVILGSMVKRVDTAVYESIASVVNDDFDGGAVTTLGLDSNGVALVYGDELGGDVPEDVKSAVSSAREGIIGGDISVPTDPSGV
- a CDS encoding ABC transporter ATP-binding protein → MVEAVRLERITKRFPGVVANDEVTLSVERGSVHALLGENGAGKTTLMNVLYGLYRPTSGSVYVDSEGLATDTGGTVEASPRSFDSPRDAIDAGVGMIHQHFMLVDTMTIAENITLGNEPTKWGGLAVDRAAAREAVRDLSERYGFDVDPTALVADVSVGVQQRVEILKALYRGADVLILDEPTAVLTPQEVTDLFEVFEELTAAGKTIIFITHKLGEAMEAADDVTVLRDGEHVGTVDANATTREELAEMMVGRGVVMETQTPTVDHGDPTLSVSDLVVEDDRDVRAVDGVDLTVREGEILGVAGVDGNGQSELIEAITGLRTPETGSISLAGRDLSDVSRRERARAGMAYVPEDRQERGLVMEFDLTANGLLGSQHDEPFSADGRIDWRHTREHAEDILEEYDVRPPDPEATAESLSGGNQQKFVVGREVSREPSCLIASHPTRGVDIGSTEFIHDRLIDLRGEGTAVLLVSSKLDEVRGLSDRLAVMHDGEVVDVVDPDAVTEEQLGLLMAGEEPTDTPAAASVEERDDTVAAGEVADE
- a CDS encoding ABC transporter permease yields the protein MSDDSLRGRVETVLERLTSASARERFAISVSALLLSVAVGGLLIYGAGLVTTCRRVAFLGSCYDPLVVYDELFLRSFGDALANPTNGKVATTLGETTILVLTGLSVAVAFKAGVFNIGTQGQLVVGALATAVVTYAVSQTVSGTVGTLVTLPIGVLTGAVFGGLYAAIPGALKAYADANEVITTIMLNFVATNLALFAVQAEFKDPESFATQTRTLPEFAQFPRVVFPETADFSIVALALAVTLAFAAAYLLAATAFGYDVRTSGLQPPAAEYGGVDAKRTVVAAMTLSGALGGIGGAVYVMMKLGNFQTSVPAYGFDGITVTILAGNNPIGVLAAGLLFGVLKSGSINVSVATDVPPELVGVIRGLIVLFVAMPEFFRLLGRRYVSDDDDAGVAVTDGGRPTGDGDTSGGGSGSTADADASDGGPPTAADASDGGPPTTADASDGGPPTAADASDGGDGS